One segment of Candidatus Manganitrophus noduliformans DNA contains the following:
- a CDS encoding RrF2 family transcriptional regulator, with protein sequence MVHFSAKSEYAVLAILALSLHSGEGPLQVRAIAQKERIPLRFLEQVMNHLKKRGFVESVRGPHGGYRLTRLPEQIRLGEVLQAMEGPLVEIDSAQRRQRESLNGTNGEIDNILIKEVWQEVNTSLRDHLDSINFKDLAERKKELEGKQTLMFHI encoded by the coding sequence ATGGTTCATTTCTCGGCAAAAAGTGAATATGCAGTCTTGGCGATTCTTGCACTCTCCCTTCACTCCGGGGAGGGCCCTCTACAGGTCAGGGCGATCGCCCAAAAAGAGAGAATCCCCCTCCGTTTTTTAGAACAGGTGATGAATCATCTCAAGAAGCGTGGTTTCGTCGAGAGTGTGCGAGGTCCTCATGGCGGCTACCGTTTAACCCGGCTTCCGGAGCAGATCCGTTTAGGAGAGGTGCTTCAAGCGATGGAGGGCCCCCTCGTCGAAATCGACTCCGCCCAGCGCCGCCAGCGGGAATCGCTGAACGGAACGAATGGGGAGATCGACAACATCCTCATCAAGGAAGTCTGGCAAGAGGTGAACACCTCACTGAGAGATCATCTTGATTCGATCAATTTTAAAGACCTTGCTGAAAGAAAAAAGGAGTTGGAAGGAAAGCAGACATTGATGTTTCATATTTAG
- a CDS encoding sulfite exporter TauE/SafE family protein — MNPIDISSIVLISITLFAAVVNGALGYGFSSITVPVALIFHTNRILNPALVLIEVVVNIYVLIINRESVPTVWRRVYPILIGLAPGVVLGSYLLSSIQPGWIKFFTYLFLLPLILIQAAGIRRPIQSERALGVPFGTGIGFLYSVTTVSGPPLAVFFNNQGFVKKEFRAALGIIRVAESSLTALAYYYLGLYSVESKAILSTIIPSVIVGIPVGAFLIRQMDAETFRRICMSFDVWIVGFGLSRVLVDLHLVGSPYAYSVMLSALAVDGYLLYTFFTRRKPIEIQTENPEITPEVIPSVQNISPVEGRWSQKE; from the coding sequence ATGAACCCCATCGATATCAGTTCGATCGTCCTAATCTCAATCACACTCTTTGCAGCCGTCGTGAATGGCGCGCTGGGGTATGGTTTTTCTTCAATTACGGTCCCCGTCGCCCTGATTTTCCATACCAATCGCATCCTCAATCCGGCGCTGGTTTTGATCGAAGTGGTCGTCAACATCTACGTCCTCATCATTAATAGAGAGAGCGTTCCGACCGTTTGGCGGCGGGTTTATCCGATTTTGATCGGTCTCGCCCCCGGCGTGGTTCTCGGCAGCTATCTCCTCTCCTCCATTCAACCCGGCTGGATTAAGTTCTTCACCTATCTCTTTCTCCTCCCGCTGATCCTGATTCAGGCGGCGGGAATTCGAAGGCCGATCCAATCGGAGAGGGCCCTCGGCGTTCCATTCGGCACCGGCATCGGATTTCTCTACTCCGTCACGACCGTTTCCGGCCCTCCTCTCGCCGTCTTTTTTAACAATCAGGGTTTTGTGAAGAAGGAGTTCCGCGCCGCCCTCGGGATCATCCGCGTCGCCGAATCGAGCCTAACCGCCCTGGCTTATTATTACTTGGGACTCTATTCGGTGGAAAGCAAGGCGATCCTCTCGACCATCATCCCGAGCGTGATCGTCGGGATCCCGGTCGGCGCCTTTTTGATTCGCCAGATGGATGCGGAGACCTTCCGTCGCATCTGCATGAGCTTCGATGTCTGGATCGTCGGTTTCGGTCTCTCCCGCGTGCTGGTTGATCTGCATCTGGTCGGCAGTCCCTATGCCTATAGCGTCATGCTCTCCGCGCTCGCAGTGGACGGCTATCTTCTCTACACTTTTTTTACCCGGCGCAAACCGATTGAGATCCAAACCGAAAATCCAGAGATAACACCGGAGGTGATCCCTTCGGTCCAGAACATCTCTCCGGTAGAGGGCCGATGGAGCCAGAAAGAATAA
- a CDS encoding adenylyl-sulfate reductase subunit alpha codes for MERKIIETDILIIGGGTAGCMAAVEAKERYPQLNVTILEKAHIDRSGCLAGGMNAINAYLNKGETPESFVRYVRSDSCGLIREDLVKTMSEFFEYCVKKVEKWGLPILCDDQGNYLPRGRWNIKINGESLKPILAKAARSAGAQVYNWVTVTNLLTDGDRIAGAVGFSLRNGTFYVVKAKATIIATGGAAGLYRPNNPGDASHKTWYCPYNTGAGYAMGIRAGAEMTSFEMRYVALRTKDTIAPTGTIALGVRAPQVNAKGEQFMKTRYAHLGGDGAPTPYRTYGPLMEIKEGRGPVYLDTRGLTAEQVRELKAAYLDMYPSMVLYWAANNIDPSKEPIEVQTTEPYIVGGHCQAGYWVDGERRTTLKGLYAAGDVAGGAPYKFVSGCWAEGVIAARAAGADIANMPPITVSDQQIAAEEARAFEAIKRPGKVRYPILPTDMEARLQKLLEQYAGGASTYYEMNEEMLQIARQRLAKFPADFDHLVANDLHQLMKVHEIMDRVDVAQTLVEHLLHRRETRWPSYQTRTDYPERDDVNWLKFVNSRRDPKTGNIEVLTRPYEQVIPGDRYKP; via the coding sequence ATGGAACGGAAGATCATCGAGACCGATATTCTCATCATCGGCGGGGGAACCGCCGGATGTATGGCGGCAGTGGAGGCAAAAGAACGTTACCCGCAACTGAATGTGACGATCCTGGAGAAAGCCCACATCGACCGAAGCGGCTGCCTCGCCGGCGGGATGAACGCCATCAACGCCTATCTGAACAAGGGGGAGACCCCGGAGAGCTTCGTCCGGTATGTCCGGTCCGACTCGTGCGGCTTGATCCGGGAAGACCTGGTCAAGACGATGTCGGAGTTCTTCGAGTATTGCGTGAAGAAGGTGGAGAAGTGGGGCCTGCCGATCCTCTGTGACGATCAGGGAAATTATCTTCCGAGAGGTCGATGGAACATCAAAATCAACGGCGAATCGCTCAAGCCGATCCTTGCCAAAGCGGCCCGCTCGGCGGGGGCGCAGGTCTACAATTGGGTCACCGTCACCAACCTTCTCACGGATGGAGACCGGATCGCGGGGGCGGTCGGGTTCTCGCTCCGAAACGGCACTTTCTATGTCGTCAAAGCCAAAGCGACGATCATCGCGACCGGCGGCGCGGCGGGACTCTATCGGCCGAACAATCCGGGGGACGCTTCGCACAAAACCTGGTATTGCCCCTACAACACGGGAGCGGGATACGCCATGGGAATCCGGGCCGGCGCCGAGATGACCTCGTTCGAGATGCGCTACGTCGCCCTCCGGACGAAGGACACCATCGCGCCGACCGGCACGATCGCCCTCGGCGTGAGGGCGCCGCAGGTCAACGCCAAGGGGGAGCAGTTCATGAAAACCCGCTACGCCCACCTCGGCGGCGACGGCGCCCCGACCCCCTATCGGACGTACGGCCCGTTGATGGAAATTAAGGAAGGGCGCGGCCCGGTTTATCTCGACACCCGCGGCCTCACGGCGGAACAGGTTCGAGAGCTGAAGGCGGCTTATCTCGACATGTATCCCTCGATGGTCCTCTATTGGGCCGCCAACAACATCGATCCTTCCAAAGAGCCGATCGAAGTCCAAACGACCGAGCCCTACATCGTCGGCGGCCATTGCCAGGCCGGTTATTGGGTCGACGGCGAGCGCCGGACGACGTTGAAAGGCCTTTACGCCGCGGGGGACGTCGCCGGAGGCGCCCCTTATAAATTCGTCTCCGGATGCTGGGCGGAGGGGGTCATCGCCGCCCGGGCCGCCGGGGCCGATATCGCGAACATGCCGCCGATCACTGTTTCGGACCAGCAGATCGCGGCGGAGGAAGCGCGCGCTTTCGAGGCGATCAAGCGGCCAGGCAAAGTGCGCTACCCTATTCTCCCCACCGACATGGAGGCCCGGCTTCAGAAATTGCTGGAGCAGTATGCCGGCGGCGCCTCGACCTATTATGAGATGAACGAAGAGATGCTCCAGATCGCACGGCAGCGGCTGGCCAAATTCCCGGCCGACTTCGATCACCTGGTCGCAAACGACCTTCATCAACTGATGAAGGTGCACGAGATCATGGACCGGGTCGATGTCGCCCAAACGCTGGTCGAACACCTTCTCCACCGGAGAGAAACCCGCTGGCCGTCGTATCAGACCCGAACCGATTATCCCGAGCGGGATGATGTGAATTGGCTGAAGTTCGTCAACTCCCGGCGCGACCCGAAAACCGGGAACATCGAGGTCCTGACACGGCCCTACGAGCAGGTCATCCCTGGAGATCGGTACAAGCCGTAG
- a CDS encoding 4Fe-4S binding protein, whose protein sequence is MPVWVDPEKCNGCHGASQPPCLRMCPGDLIVKDHTANKAYLKYPEDCWDCLPCVKVCPEEAIEFHLAYQFGGKGAKLIPHIHKSHDQISWELIDTQGNSETFTIRTKLMPVALDEKVEGGTQTLDFSI, encoded by the coding sequence ATGCCTGTTTGGGTAGATCCAGAAAAGTGCAACGGCTGTCACGGAGCCAGCCAGCCCCCCTGTCTTCGGATGTGTCCGGGCGACCTGATCGTCAAGGACCACACCGCCAATAAGGCCTATCTAAAATATCCGGAAGATTGCTGGGATTGTCTCCCCTGCGTCAAGGTCTGTCCGGAAGAGGCGATCGAGTTTCATCTCGCCTACCAGTTCGGAGGGAAGGGCGCCAAGCTGATTCCACATATCCACAAATCGCACGATCAGATCTCCTGGGAGCTGATCGATACGCAGGGAAACAGCGAGACGTTCACCATCCGAACCAAACTGATGCCGGTGGCGCTCGATGAAAAGGTCGAAGGGGGAACACAGACACTCGACTTTTCGATTTAG
- the sat gene encoding sulfate adenylyltransferase, producing MAISVPHGGRLINRFVDPKEVDRLTQKASQMKKIELTPREISDLELIAIGVFSPLEGFMGSADYQSVLDRMRLANGLPWSLPITLSVTAAEAAELKQGMEVALIQETGLPLAILKIDEIYPFDKEKEAVAAYGTNDASHPGVAYTQTLGDFYLGGKIEMLRRSPIQRFHEHQMDPAQTRKLFEEKDWKRIVAFQTRNPIHRAHEYIQKCALEITDGLLLHPIVGETKSDDVPADVRMRCYKVLLENYYPKDRTILAVFPAAMRYAGPKEAIFHAICRKNYGVTHFIVGRDHAGVGNFYGSFDAHHIFQKFTLEELGIQPLFFDHTFYCKRCLGMVSAKTCPHDSSEHIALSGTKVREMLRGGIKPPPEFSRAEVAEILIEAMSDQARQPK from the coding sequence ATGGCTATTTCCGTTCCGCACGGTGGAAGATTGATCAACCGTTTTGTTGATCCGAAGGAGGTCGATCGGCTCACGCAAAAGGCCTCTCAAATGAAAAAGATCGAGTTGACCCCCCGCGAGATCTCCGATCTGGAGCTGATCGCAATCGGCGTCTTCTCTCCCCTGGAAGGATTCATGGGGAGCGCCGATTACCAGAGCGTGCTGGACCGGATGCGGCTTGCGAATGGCCTCCCATGGAGCCTCCCGATCACCCTCTCGGTCACCGCCGCCGAAGCCGCCGAATTGAAGCAAGGGATGGAAGTGGCCTTGATCCAGGAGACCGGGCTCCCCCTCGCCATTCTGAAGATCGACGAAATCTACCCCTTCGACAAAGAGAAAGAGGCGGTCGCCGCCTACGGAACGAACGACGCCAGCCATCCCGGCGTCGCCTACACACAGACCCTCGGCGACTTTTACCTCGGAGGCAAGATCGAGATGCTCCGCCGCTCGCCGATCCAGCGCTTCCACGAGCACCAGATGGACCCGGCGCAAACGCGCAAGCTCTTCGAGGAGAAGGACTGGAAGCGGATCGTCGCCTTCCAGACCCGCAACCCGATCCACCGCGCCCACGAGTATATTCAGAAGTGCGCCCTGGAGATCACCGACGGCCTCTTGCTGCACCCGATCGTCGGGGAGACGAAGAGCGACGATGTCCCCGCCGATGTCCGGATGCGCTGCTACAAAGTGCTCCTCGAGAACTACTACCCGAAAGATCGGACGATCCTGGCCGTCTTCCCGGCGGCGATGCGCTACGCCGGCCCCAAGGAAGCAATCTTCCACGCCATCTGCCGGAAGAACTATGGGGTGACCCACTTCATCGTCGGCCGCGATCACGCCGGCGTCGGCAACTTCTACGGCTCGTTCGATGCCCATCACATCTTTCAGAAATTTACGCTGGAAGAGCTCGGCATCCAGCCGCTCTTCTTCGACCACACCTTCTACTGCAAACGCTGCCTTGGGATGGTCTCGGCCAAGACCTGCCCACACGATTCGTCGGAACATATCGCCCTCTCCGGAACCAAAGTGCGCGAGATGCTTCGCGGCGGGATCAAACCTCCCCCCGAGTTCAGCCGCGCCGAGGTCGCCGAGATTTTGATCGAGGCGATGTCCGATCAAGCCCGCCAGCCGAAATAA
- a CDS encoding FAD binding domain-containing protein, translating to MIPPRFDYFSPGTLPEAISLLQRHGDDAKILAGGHSLIPLMKLRFASPAVLIDINRIPDLAYLRESNGYLAIGALTRESDLDHSELIQTKYPILADTAAVIADPLVRNMATVGGNLAHGDPANDHPATMLAMDAEVVVLGPNGTRAIPVKNLFNGPLSTSLNSDEILTEIRIPIPPLHSGGAYLKIERKVGDFAAAAVAVQLTVGKGNICERIGIGLTNVGPTPIKAIRAEQLLRGQTINDQIIRQAAETASEEAQPSADQRGSVEYKRSLVRVLTTRALNRALQRAMGGKER from the coding sequence ATGATCCCCCCGCGATTCGACTATTTTTCTCCCGGCACCCTCCCCGAAGCGATTTCCCTTCTGCAAAGACATGGCGACGATGCCAAAATCCTTGCGGGAGGACATAGTCTCATCCCCCTCATGAAGCTTCGGTTCGCCTCCCCCGCCGTTTTGATCGATATCAACCGCATCCCCGACCTCGCCTATCTGCGTGAGTCCAACGGATACCTGGCGATCGGCGCCCTCACACGGGAGTCGGACCTCGACCATTCCGAGCTGATTCAAACCAAATATCCGATTCTCGCCGACACGGCCGCCGTGATCGCCGATCCCCTCGTCCGGAACATGGCGACGGTCGGCGGCAATCTCGCCCACGGCGATCCGGCCAACGATCACCCGGCCACCATGCTCGCAATGGATGCGGAGGTGGTCGTCCTCGGCCCGAACGGCACACGCGCCATCCCGGTCAAAAATTTATTCAATGGGCCGCTCAGCACCTCGCTCAATTCCGACGAAATTCTCACCGAGATCCGGATTCCGATCCCCCCGCTTCACAGCGGGGGCGCTTATCTGAAAATAGAACGGAAGGTGGGCGATTTCGCCGCCGCCGCCGTCGCCGTCCAACTCACCGTCGGAAAAGGAAACATCTGCGAGCGGATCGGGATCGGCCTCACCAACGTCGGCCCTACCCCGATCAAGGCGATCCGCGCCGAGCAGCTGCTGCGCGGGCAGACGATCAACGATCAGATCATCCGGCAGGCGGCGGAGACCGCCTCGGAAGAGGCCCAGCCGAGCGCCGACCAGCGGGGCTCCGTGGAGTACAAACGGTCTCTGGTGAGGGTTTTAACCACCCGCGCGCTCAACCGGGCGCTCCAGCGGGCGATGGGAGGAAAAGAGCGATGA
- a CDS encoding (2Fe-2S)-binding protein translates to MTKKKIEVTVNGAKVESEVEPRLLLVHFIREILRLTGTHIGCDTSHCGACTVLLDGRAVKSCTLFAVQADGRRLMTVEGLEQEGKLHPIQEGFVQEHGLQCGYCTPGMLMTGYAFLQRNGNPIPSEAEIREAISGNLCRCTGYVNIVKAIQNAAHKMQQGV, encoded by the coding sequence ATGACGAAAAAGAAGATCGAAGTCACCGTCAACGGGGCAAAGGTCGAATCGGAGGTAGAGCCGCGGCTTCTCTTGGTCCACTTCATCCGGGAGATCCTCCGGCTGACCGGAACCCACATCGGATGCGACACCAGCCACTGCGGCGCCTGCACTGTCTTGCTCGACGGCCGGGCGGTCAAATCGTGCACCCTCTTTGCCGTTCAGGCCGACGGGCGCCGGCTGATGACCGTCGAAGGGCTGGAGCAGGAGGGAAAGCTTCATCCGATCCAGGAGGGATTCGTTCAGGAACATGGCTTACAGTGCGGCTACTGCACCCCCGGTATGTTGATGACCGGCTATGCCTTTCTTCAGAGAAACGGCAATCCGATCCCGTCGGAGGCGGAGATCCGCGAGGCAATCTCGGGAAATCTCTGCCGCTGCACCGGATATGTCAACATCGTGAAAGCGATCCAAAACGCCGCCCACAAGATGCAGCAAGGCGTCTAA